The window TAGTGTTGTGATTTGCAAATAACTCTCACAAATTCTATTTGCCACTTCTCTTATATCCAAAATTTCTGCCGCACTTAATGCTAAAAGTTCCCTACTTTCATCTTGCAAGTATCCCATTTCTTGCAACACAAAAGAAGGACGAAATAATCCAAACAAACATTCCTGCCCATTTGCACCATAGATATTTTGTATAAATAAATCTTGTAATAACACCCTTGCTTTAATCTTATCAAAACGCAATGCCAAAGTATTTGTAGCACTATTTTCTAAAGGGGTAAATAATCCTACCTTATCACCCAAATTTTCCCTACAAATTGCAAAAAACTCTTTTTTACTCCAAGGTTTTATCTTTATTCTTTTTTCTAATGCTAATAAAAACGCCTCATAAATCCTCTCATTTTGCAAAACAAAAGGAATTTCTATATCCCTTTGTGTAAAAACCATTCCAAAATTACGAAGCAATCCTAAATTCTCCCCCTGTAGAAGATAAAACACTCTATCATCATCAACCCTATCAAACTCCCCCAAACTTACACTAAGCGTAACATCAATCACTAAAATAAAATCCTTGCATTTTTCTTGCAAAAATAACAACACTTTTTTACAATCATTGCGACTAAAAATATCTTGATTAATGCTGGGTAAAACAAAAACCTCACAACCCTCCCTAATAGCCTCTTCTAAGCTCTCAAAATCTATTTCCCCAGTATCTTTTTTGAGTGCAATTTTTTTACCATTCTTATTTTTTGCTGCCAAAAATATCTGTTGATGATTTCCAATCCCATACGCAATTTTCTTACCTAAAAAGCAAAAAAATCCCAAAAGTCCAAAAACATCAAACCCTATAGGAAAGGCAAATTTTGCCCCAAACTTTTGTGCTAATTCCTCTTTATAATCTTTTTTTTGGATAAAAATACTGCGATTAGGAAAATCTTCTTGCATAAGCAAGGAATTTGCCTCATGATTTATTGGATAATTATGTAAAAACTCTAGCCTCATACTACCTCATTTTTTTATGATTTAATTATATAATTTGTCGGTAAAAACAACACTAAAAAGGGAAAAAATGCTAGATTTTCAAAAAGAAAAACAATTTGTCTCAGACTTAATGCTTGATATTTTAAAACAAAAAGATCCACTAGTTACAAAGTTTTTTCAAGCCTTCATGAAGCAAGATAATTCACCCACCCCAGCAATGCTTACAGAAATTATGCAAAATCATAAAACCCTAGATCTTATCAAAGCCTTTTCCCTCTATAATATTTTATTAAACATCATTGAAGAACGCTTTAATATCAAAACCACAAAACCCTTAGAAAAAATCACACAAACTTATAATGACCTTATCCATCAAGGTTTTGATTCTAAAGATATACAAGAAATTATCCAAAATATGGAATTTTATCCTGTTTTCACCGCACACCCCACAGAATCTAGACGCCGTACTTTTTTGGAAGCACATTATGCAATCGATCAAGATCTTTATAAAATTTTTGAACTTCATGACAAAGAACCGATAAATCACATCAAATACCGCCTGAATCTTTTATGGCAAACCCATCTTGTCAGAAGTGAAAAACTTGAAGTTTTATTTGAACTAGACAATCTTTTATACATTATAGAAACTACAATTATCCAAAGTGCACAAAAAGTGCTAGAAGTGCTAGAAAATACCTTAGAAAAACCCCTAGAAAAATCCCCCATACAATTAGGAAGCTGGATTGGTGGAGATAGAGATGGCAACCCTTTTGTCAGCAATGAACTTATGATGCAAGTAATGAAAACCCAACACCAACTCATCATCAATCTCTATATCAAAAAAACCGAGCAACTCATTCGCGAACTCTCTATCTCTCAAGATTTCTGCGAAATTTCAGATTCTCTACAAGAATCTATCATTTCACAAAAACAACATCTAAGCACAATAAGCAACAAACTCCACAGCAAAGAACCATTTAGAGCAAAATTATTTCTCATGAAGCAAAAACTCAAAAACCGCCTCACAAACATCAACACCAACTGGAAAGATGATTTTGTCTATAAAAACTCCAAAGAATTAATTGATGATATCAACCTTTTAATTGCAAATCTTCCAAAAGAATGCACACAAGGACTTAAAGAATTTAGACGCCTTGTTTTGCTTGGTGATTTTTATCTTTTAAAATTAGATTTTAGAGAGCACAAAAGCGTTTTTATTGAAGCAATTAGCGAGATTTTTTGCCTTATGGGGATTTGTGATAATAATTTTCCCACTTTTGAAGAATCAAAAAAAATAAAAATCTTAAACATTGCACTAAATTCCCAAACCTCGCTCCCTGAACTCCTCCCCTCTCTAAGCCAAAATACACAAAATATTATTGATATTTTCCTTACAATCAAATGGGGCAAAGAAAATCTCTCTGAAAATTTCTTGCACTCTTTCATTCTTTCTATGACCACAGATGCAAGCGATTTATTAATCATTCTTTGGTTTATCAAGCAAA is drawn from Helicobacter anatolicus and contains these coding sequences:
- a CDS encoding phosphoenolpyruvate carboxylase; amino-acid sequence: MLDFQKEKQFVSDLMLDILKQKDPLVTKFFQAFMKQDNSPTPAMLTEIMQNHKTLDLIKAFSLYNILLNIIEERFNIKTTKPLEKITQTYNDLIHQGFDSKDIQEIIQNMEFYPVFTAHPTESRRRTFLEAHYAIDQDLYKIFELHDKEPINHIKYRLNLLWQTHLVRSEKLEVLFELDNLLYIIETTIIQSAQKVLEVLENTLEKPLEKSPIQLGSWIGGDRDGNPFVSNELMMQVMKTQHQLIINLYIKKTEQLIRELSISQDFCEISDSLQESIISQKQHLSTISNKLHSKEPFRAKLFLMKQKLKNRLTNINTNWKDDFVYKNSKELIDDINLLIANLPKECTQGLKEFRRLVLLGDFYLLKLDFREHKSVFIEAISEIFCLMGICDNNFPTFEESKKIKILNIALNSQTSLPELLPSLSQNTQNIIDIFLTIKWGKENLSENFLHSFILSMTTDASDLLIILWFIKQTKLWNPGHKAQIAITPLFETINDLKQASNIMQTLHQNPHYSTYLLDCNYTQEIMVGYSDSSKDGGIFASNYNLYSAISNLITLGEKLQIHFHLFHGKGGSVSRGGGTLESALLAAPPKSVNGLLKVTEQGEMISSKYLSPISANFNFANTLSALMKKSCFDAFCTHAITHNKLDMQFCQQSNIHNKQMQKISENSYQKYRELIYETKGFIDYFKASTPIDFIQQLNLGSRPSKRKESTKIEDLRAIPWVFAWTQNRSIIPAWYGLGSGLESIKDTSVLRQYYLESDFFKATIDNISQAFLKVDLEIAKLYNQFVEDETLKNKIWNSIEKEYKKTMEYILLIRDENILLDSQQEIRESIFMRKPSVTALNLLQIELIARYKKSSYDKQKLRLMEEIHSTIVGIAQGLRNTG
- a CDS encoding PLP-dependent aminotransferase family protein — its product is MRLEFLHNYPINHEANSLLMQEDFPNRSIFIQKKDYKEELAQKFGAKFAFPIGFDVFGLLGFFCFLGKKIAYGIGNHQQIFLAAKNKNGKKIALKKDTGEIDFESLEEAIREGCEVFVLPSINQDIFSRNDCKKVLLFLQEKCKDFILVIDVTLSVSLGEFDRVDDDRVFYLLQGENLGLLRNFGMVFTQRDIEIPFVLQNERIYEAFLLALEKRIKIKPWSKKEFFAICRENLGDKVGLFTPLENSATNTLALRFDKIKARVLLQDLFIQNIYGANGQECLFGLFRPSFVLQEMGYLQDESRELLALSAAEILDIREVANRICESYLQITTLGI